The following proteins are co-located in the Dyadobacter chenwenxiniae genome:
- a CDS encoding alkene reductase, with protein sequence MKLLEKVTLGKETLKNAIAMAPMTRSRANIEGVVSDMTTLYYTQRASAGLLVTEAINISEQALGSPLTPGLYSQEQIEAWKKVTKSVHDKGGIIYAQLWHTGRVGHSVDRKGKLPVAPSAIGIKGQQHFTSQGMKDYETPQELTTHEIKQIVKDYGQAARNAIEAGFDGVELHAAFGYLPNQFLSESANLRTDEYGGSIENRNRFVIEGMRELVNVAGTDKVGIKLSPTVYYNNIVNSDPVAQFSPLIEALNEMPLAYIHLMNGMFPLDNFPNYPKNAIETFGSISKHLVIANAGFNKESGEAELDKGIAKIISYGSLFLANPDLPERFELDAELNQPDQATMYGGGAKGYIDYPFLEN encoded by the coding sequence ATGAAATTATTAGAAAAGGTAACACTGGGAAAAGAAACATTAAAGAACGCAATTGCGATGGCACCCATGACACGCAGCCGGGCGAACATTGAAGGTGTGGTGTCAGATATGACGACTTTATATTACACCCAGCGGGCAAGTGCAGGACTTCTCGTAACGGAGGCCATAAATATCTCAGAGCAGGCGCTGGGTAGCCCGCTGACACCGGGCCTGTACAGCCAGGAGCAAATCGAAGCCTGGAAGAAAGTGACAAAATCCGTTCATGACAAAGGAGGAATAATTTATGCACAGCTTTGGCATACCGGACGGGTTGGGCATTCAGTGGATAGAAAAGGGAAACTTCCGGTAGCACCGTCGGCAATCGGGATAAAAGGGCAGCAGCATTTCACATCCCAGGGAATGAAAGATTACGAAACGCCTCAGGAGTTGACCACTCACGAGATCAAACAGATCGTGAAAGATTATGGCCAGGCTGCGAGGAATGCTATTGAAGCCGGTTTTGATGGCGTTGAACTGCATGCAGCATTCGGATATTTACCAAACCAATTTTTATCAGAAAGTGCGAACCTTCGGACTGATGAGTACGGCGGCAGCATTGAGAACAGGAACCGCTTTGTAATTGAAGGAATGCGAGAGTTGGTTAATGTCGCGGGCACAGATAAAGTGGGCATTAAGCTATCGCCAACTGTCTATTATAACAATATTGTAAACAGTGATCCTGTTGCTCAATTCTCACCCTTGATCGAAGCCTTGAATGAAATGCCACTGGCCTATATACATCTGATGAATGGCATGTTCCCTTTGGACAACTTCCCAAATTATCCTAAAAATGCGATAGAAACATTTGGCAGTATAAGTAAACACCTGGTTATCGCCAATGCCGGGTTCAATAAAGAAAGTGGAGAGGCAGAATTGGACAAGGGGATCGCTAAGATAATTTCTTATGGTTCATTGTTTCTCGCCAACCCGGATCTGCCAGAAAGGTTTGAATTGGATGCAGAGTTGAATCAACCTGACCAGGCGACCATGTATGGTGGAGGCGCGAAGGGATACATTGATTATCCGTTCCTGGAAAATTGA
- a CDS encoding EthD family reductase, with translation MKVKLAVSIILLTICFAAFGQEKQAVTNVEKGLTKVSVMYPYAEGKTFDLEYYETKHMPMVAGFLGSNLVKYTIEKGVSSGIPNQPLPFMAIGTFYVKSLSDYQAAIGPNRDAIRADFPKIHQHHPYHPGK, from the coding sequence ATGAAAGTTAAACTAGCTGTATCAATTATCCTTTTGACCATTTGTTTTGCAGCGTTCGGACAAGAAAAGCAGGCCGTGACTAATGTTGAGAAAGGGCTAACCAAAGTATCCGTCATGTACCCTTATGCCGAAGGTAAAACCTTTGATTTGGAGTATTATGAAACCAAGCACATGCCGATGGTAGCGGGGTTTTTAGGATCCAATCTGGTCAAATACACCATTGAAAAAGGTGTTTCCAGTGGCATTCCTAACCAGCCACTGCCTTTCATGGCTATCGGTACTTTCTATGTAAAAAGCCTGAGCGACTACCAAGCGGCTATCGGCCCAAACCGGGACGCCATTCGTGCGGATTTTCCGAAAATACACCAACATCACCCCTATCATCCTGGTAAGTGA
- a CDS encoding LysR family transcriptional regulator produces the protein MELRQLRYFLKARELLNFTEAARTLNISQSTLSQQIKQLEDELNVPLFNRIGKRITLTEAGNLFAQYALQSINKANEGLLLLQDLKNLNVGSITIGVIYSMRILFAKILVEFAKQYPKIKIQVVFGTTKDLLERLNLHQFDFILTFHEKPEGTELKYQSLLKANMVLVTAKKSPLAQRDNISLQEVADLPLALPFSGNNTIQFFEESFGQQNLVPNICMEINDIPTLFEIVKTGHWHTILSDTSVNDPEVVGIPIDGKNMRRTIMIISLREAYETKAVKKFYEMLGKM, from the coding sequence ATGGAGCTGAGACAACTCAGATATTTTTTAAAAGCCAGGGAGCTTTTAAATTTTACGGAGGCCGCTAGAACTTTGAATATCAGTCAAAGTACTTTATCACAGCAAATTAAGCAGCTGGAAGATGAGCTAAATGTTCCCTTATTTAACCGTATCGGAAAAAGAATAACGCTGACCGAAGCTGGTAATCTGTTTGCTCAATACGCTTTGCAGAGTATTAATAAAGCAAATGAGGGGTTATTGCTTTTGCAGGATTTGAAAAATCTGAATGTGGGAAGCATTACGATCGGTGTCATTTATTCCATGCGAATTCTGTTTGCCAAAATACTGGTTGAGTTTGCGAAGCAGTATCCGAAGATCAAAATCCAGGTTGTGTTTGGAACCACAAAAGACCTTCTCGAAAGACTTAACCTGCATCAATTTGACTTTATTCTGACATTCCATGAAAAACCGGAGGGAACGGAATTGAAATATCAAAGTTTGTTAAAAGCAAATATGGTCTTGGTAACTGCTAAAAAATCACCGCTAGCCCAACGAGACAATATATCACTGCAAGAGGTGGCAGACTTGCCACTGGCTTTGCCTTTTAGCGGTAACAATACCATACAGTTTTTTGAGGAGTCATTCGGTCAACAAAATCTCGTCCCGAATATTTGTATGGAAATAAATGATATACCTACCTTGTTTGAAATTGTCAAAACAGGGCATTGGCATACGATATTGAGTGATACCAGTGTAAACGACCCCGAAGTAGTGGGTATCCCAATTGATGGAAAAAACATGAGGCGGACTATTATGATAATTTCGCTCAGAGAGGCCTATGAGACAAAAGCCGTCAAAAAATTTTACGAAATGCTGGGTAAAATGTAA
- a CDS encoding VOC family protein, which produces MKQLIATLLVAAITSSACSHQDKSGSQASDSQSIPETTKNMKNLVSIVEIPTDSFPRAVEFYQSILDVNIEQLDMQGTKMGLFSGENGSVNVALIHGPGYKPSDFGTLIYLNGGEDLQLVLDKVQVNGGKVVTQKTEIDPENGFFAVFIDSEGNKVGLHSFR; this is translated from the coding sequence ATGAAGCAGCTCATTGCAACCCTACTTGTCGCCGCTATTACAAGTTCCGCCTGTTCGCACCAAGACAAGTCAGGTTCACAGGCCTCTGATTCTCAATCTATCCCGGAAACAACAAAAAACATGAAAAACTTAGTTTCGATCGTCGAAATCCCGACAGACTCTTTTCCCAGAGCTGTTGAATTCTATCAGTCAATACTTGACGTAAACATTGAGCAGCTTGATATGCAAGGGACGAAAATGGGCCTCTTCTCTGGTGAAAACGGCTCTGTCAATGTCGCGCTGATCCATGGACCCGGCTATAAGCCCTCTGATTTTGGCACACTCATTTATCTAAACGGAGGGGAAGATTTACAGTTGGTGCTGGATAAGGTTCAGGTGAATGGAGGAAAAGTTGTAACTCAAAAAACTGAGATTGATCCTGAAAATGGCTTTTTTGCTGTGTTCATCGACAGCGAGGGAAACAAAGTAGGCCTTCACTCGTTCCGCTGA
- a CDS encoding AraC family transcriptional regulator produces MNYETYSPSADLASFVKCYWTLEGLVDNATQKQRVLPDGCIELFFILGDDVRRFVSETEFVIQPRSMVLGQITEPYYIQPTGQVNCFAVRFYPYGFANFVQTSIVNLANTETPIELLFGDETAAYISKQIINAANTQDRIALIEAFLLERINDSASRNRIVESTIEALLLANGSTAINAILKNDLSRRRKLERLFTRQIGISPKQLGKVIRLQAVLKTLLSRQSGDLIQIAYDHDYYDQAHFIKDFKELTGTSPGRFLADDTMALSTLLYSVG; encoded by the coding sequence GTGAATTACGAAACCTACTCTCCTTCTGCCGACCTCGCCTCCTTCGTTAAATGCTATTGGACGTTAGAGGGACTGGTGGATAATGCGACACAAAAGCAGCGCGTTTTGCCAGACGGGTGCATTGAATTGTTTTTTATTCTTGGTGATGATGTAAGGCGGTTTGTCTCAGAAACCGAATTTGTTATCCAACCACGCTCCATGGTCCTGGGACAGATAACAGAGCCTTACTATATCCAGCCAACCGGGCAAGTCAACTGCTTTGCGGTACGATTTTACCCATATGGCTTTGCGAATTTCGTGCAAACGTCCATCGTAAACCTTGCCAATACGGAAACGCCAATCGAGTTGCTTTTTGGTGATGAAACGGCCGCTTACATTTCGAAGCAAATCATCAATGCTGCCAATACTCAGGATAGAATAGCGTTGATTGAAGCATTTCTATTGGAACGAATCAATGACAGCGCTAGCAGAAACAGAATCGTAGAATCGACCATCGAAGCGTTGCTGCTAGCCAACGGCAGCACGGCAATTAATGCGATACTTAAAAACGACTTATCAAGAAGGCGAAAACTCGAACGGTTATTTACACGTCAGATCGGCATCAGTCCTAAACAATTGGGAAAGGTGATCCGTTTACAAGCTGTGTTAAAAACGCTGCTTTCTCGTCAATCGGGCGATTTGATCCAGATTGCGTACGATCATGACTATTATGATCAGGCGCATTTCATAAAGGATTTCAAAGAATTGACAGGCACCAGCCCTGGCCGTTTTCTAGCCGACGATACGATGGCTCTTTCAACACTTCTTTACTCGGTGGGATAG
- a CDS encoding serine hydrolase, which produces MKNQRFFLILSFLFVVFHVQADDLDDFIRSQMQKRGIPGLSLAIIQDGKILKAQSYGFIDKDGKVPVTTNTLFQAGSVSKSVAAMGALYLVEHNKLSLDEDVNVKLKSWKVPDNEFTNDKKVTLRGILSHTAGLTVHGFPGYAVGGKIPSVVQILDGTAPSNTSPVRVAFVPGSRWKYSGGGYTVMQQLMVDVTGAVFSEFMKSNVLSPLGMKNSTYQQPLPAELAKLTATGHYNNRRLVEGRWHIYPEMAAAGLWTTPSDLARFAISIQNAYAGKSGSVLSQSMTRQMLTDQKNRDGLGVFLQGDSTTLRFGHNGRDEGFDALLTASVDKGQGIVIMINANDNSHMMGRIVDFIADYYHWKGFPVKTKPAAVDVDSKTLKAFEGRYELFNNRIVTFEAENQRLFTLEDGFVDEEFVPVANNKFTSTDRNVSVIFNPDANGNVTGFTLKDDDQGYQRKVPRIGPLADAHKTNADPDPSRTPKIMVALQAMVKGGKMLEEASGLTLGAKRDFAGGMREPETLKSLTFIHSENVAGRGIQRHESDVSEIVTYQLKSNQPDTYILVHLTSDGLVTDCDLVEK; this is translated from the coding sequence ATGAAAAACCAACGCTTTTTTCTGATTCTTTCCTTTCTATTCGTTGTATTTCACGTCCAGGCGGATGATCTGGATGATTTTATCCGGAGCCAAATGCAGAAGCGGGGCATTCCCGGCTTGTCCCTGGCTATCATTCAGGACGGAAAAATCCTGAAGGCTCAGTCATATGGATTTATTGATAAGGATGGAAAGGTGCCTGTCACGACGAACACCTTGTTTCAGGCAGGCTCGGTTAGTAAATCTGTTGCGGCTATGGGCGCTCTGTATCTTGTTGAACATAATAAACTTTCTCTGGATGAGGATGTTAACGTAAAACTAAAAAGTTGGAAAGTTCCTGATAATGAATTTACAAACGACAAAAAGGTTACACTGCGCGGGATACTCAGTCATACTGCCGGTCTGACAGTGCACGGATTCCCGGGCTACGCTGTGGGCGGGAAGATCCCTTCGGTCGTTCAGATTCTGGATGGGACAGCCCCGTCGAATACATCACCGGTTCGCGTAGCCTTTGTTCCGGGCTCCCGTTGGAAGTATTCAGGTGGCGGTTATACCGTCATGCAACAACTGATGGTGGATGTGACGGGCGCTGTTTTTTCGGAATTCATGAAAAGCAATGTGCTTTCGCCACTTGGTATGAAAAATAGCACCTACCAACAACCCTTACCCGCGGAACTGGCCAAATTGACGGCAACCGGTCACTACAACAATCGAAGATTAGTGGAAGGTCGCTGGCACATTTATCCTGAGATGGCAGCAGCGGGATTGTGGACTACGCCGTCCGATCTGGCCCGGTTCGCGATTAGTATTCAGAATGCCTATGCCGGAAAATCAGGAAGTGTTTTATCCCAGTCCATGACCCGCCAAATGTTGACAGATCAGAAAAACAGGGATGGATTGGGTGTTTTTTTGCAGGGTGACAGTACTACGCTCCGCTTCGGCCACAATGGGCGCGACGAGGGTTTTGATGCGTTACTTACCGCTAGTGTGGACAAAGGACAAGGCATTGTGATCATGATCAATGCGAATGATAACTCGCATATGATGGGCAGGATTGTTGATTTTATCGCTGACTATTACCACTGGAAGGGATTTCCTGTAAAGACTAAGCCGGCCGCGGTGGATGTGGATTCCAAAACTTTAAAGGCTTTCGAAGGTCGGTATGAATTGTTTAATAATCGAATTGTCACTTTTGAGGCTGAGAATCAGAGACTTTTTACCTTGGAAGATGGTTTTGTTGATGAAGAATTTGTGCCCGTCGCTAATAATAAGTTTACATCGACTGACCGCAATGTTTCTGTGATCTTCAATCCCGACGCTAATGGAAATGTGACTGGCTTCACGCTTAAAGACGATGATCAAGGCTATCAGCGAAAGGTTCCACGTATTGGGCCGCTTGCCGATGCCCATAAAACCAATGCTGATCCTGATCCGTCACGCACACCCAAAATCATGGTGGCTTTGCAGGCTATGGTAAAAGGTGGTAAAATGTTAGAAGAAGCATCGGGCCTCACTTTGGGAGCCAAACGCGATTTTGCAGGAGGAATGCGCGAGCCGGAAACTTTGAAATCATTAACTTTTATTCACTCAGAAAACGTCGCAGGACGGGGAATTCAACGCCATGAAAGCGACGTAAGCGAAATAGTAACTTACCAATTGAAGTCCAATCAGCCGGACACCTATATACTCGTCCATCTGACCTCCGACGGCTTGGTTACGGATTGCGATCTCGTTGAAAAATAA
- a CDS encoding WD40/YVTN/BNR-like repeat-containing protein — protein MKKLFVFSPVVLLVFFLLNSFVIKEKNAKRKPIKEAKSSAITNIIFKSTDGGQTWQDISEGLPVKLQKEGIRGDGFFANDRGLYLRAGNGVYHSEPNATTAFWTKEIFPGDQRNIVPGKNGILAYNIRGQFLKKINGTSDWSPMYTNFQEQAVRLDSTKDWMYKTYKEREVRTVFETAGGTVLIGSSNSLFRSTNKGKTWKQLHVGNGRMRLVESNGVLLTTSKDGILRSIDDGQNWDRVISEGGLGVAVERIDGGFAAIVNNPTTQRNSIHISMDSGKTWNTIGEDLQPSRASLLMKEIGVLKSLSEILSIKQMGNYLICGRTDGIFRSSDMGKTWTKLLIPAVENFGFNLSVSGNVMYVMPNKGC, from the coding sequence ATGAAAAAATTATTTGTGTTTAGTCCGGTTGTCCTCCTGGTATTCTTTCTGCTAAATTCATTTGTGATAAAAGAAAAGAATGCAAAAAGGAAACCAATAAAAGAAGCTAAATCATCGGCGATTACCAACATCATTTTCAAATCAACTGATGGCGGACAAACCTGGCAGGACATTAGCGAAGGACTGCCCGTGAAATTGCAGAAAGAAGGTATACGGGGAGATGGTTTCTTTGCAAATGACCGTGGGCTCTATTTACGTGCTGGAAATGGGGTTTATCACAGTGAACCAAATGCCACAACTGCTTTCTGGACAAAAGAAATTTTCCCTGGTGATCAACGTAACATTGTCCCTGGCAAGAATGGGATACTTGCATATAATATCAGGGGTCAATTTCTAAAAAAAATAAACGGAACGAGTGATTGGTCGCCCATGTATACGAATTTTCAAGAGCAAGCCGTACGCTTAGACAGCACGAAAGATTGGATGTACAAGACTTATAAAGAGAGAGAAGTACGCACCGTTTTTGAAACTGCCGGAGGCACAGTGCTCATTGGCTCCAGCAACAGCCTTTTTAGATCCACTAACAAGGGAAAAACCTGGAAACAACTGCATGTTGGAAACGGTAGAATGAGATTGGTAGAGTCAAACGGCGTACTCCTGACTACCAGCAAAGATGGAATATTAAGATCGATCGATGATGGTCAAAACTGGGATCGCGTGATTAGTGAAGGGGGGCTTGGCGTCGCTGTGGAACGTATTGATGGAGGATTTGCCGCCATAGTAAACAACCCGACAACTCAAAGAAATAGCATACACATTTCAATGGATAGCGGAAAAACCTGGAATACCATAGGCGAAGACCTACAACCTTCCAGGGCTAGTTTATTAATGAAAGAAATAGGCGTACTTAAATCTTTGTCGGAGATTTTATCAATCAAACAAATGGGTAATTATTTAATTTGTGGCCGCACAGATGGCATATTCCGGTCATCTGATATGGGCAAAACATGGACAAAACTGTTAATTCCTGCGGTAGAAAATTTTGGCTTCAACTTATCTGTTTCTGGCAACGTGATGTATGTCATGCCAAATAAAGGATGTTGA
- a CDS encoding peroxiredoxin, translated as MSLRLNDTAPDFQADTTQGPIRFHEWMGNSWAILFSHPKDFTPVCTTELGYMAKLAPEFERRNCKVIGLSVDPVESHFKWEKDIEETQGYAVNYPMIGDPDLSIAKLYDMLPAEEPGTSEGRTAMTNQTVRSVFIVGPDKKIKLNLTYPMTTGRNFHEILRVLDSMQLTAQHRVATPVNWNDGDEVIIVPAVSDAEAKEKYPEGWKTLKPYLRIIPQPA; from the coding sequence ATGAGCCTCAGATTAAACGACACTGCTCCCGATTTCCAGGCCGACACCACCCAGGGACCGATCCGGTTTCACGAATGGATGGGAAACAGCTGGGCCATTCTTTTCTCTCACCCCAAGGATTTTACACCCGTTTGCACCACCGAGCTTGGTTATATGGCCAAACTTGCGCCCGAGTTTGAACGAAGGAACTGCAAAGTGATCGGATTGAGCGTAGACCCGGTAGAAAGTCATTTCAAATGGGAAAAAGACATTGAGGAAACGCAGGGCTACGCAGTAAATTATCCGATGATCGGCGACCCGGACTTGTCGATTGCCAAACTTTACGATATGCTGCCTGCCGAAGAACCGGGCACGTCGGAAGGCCGGACAGCGATGACTAATCAGACTGTACGCTCGGTTTTTATAGTCGGCCCGGACAAAAAAATCAAGCTGAACCTCACCTACCCAATGACCACCGGGAGGAACTTCCACGAAATCCTTCGCGTGCTGGATTCCATGCAGCTCACTGCCCAACATCGCGTAGCCACGCCCGTAAACTGGAATGACGGCGACGAAGTAATCATTGTACCCGCTGTCTCGGATGCAGAAGCAAAAGAAAAATACCCTGAAGGCTGGAAAACGTTAAAGCCATATCTAAGAATCATTCCCCAGCCAGCGTAA
- a CDS encoding LytR/AlgR family response regulator transcription factor, whose protein sequence is MSVLKIGVVEDELVIARTILHTLDELGYSHCGPAINYTEAIELIENDMPDLLLLDIQLAGRKDGLDVAEKLNESYKLPFIFLTANSDIETIDRAKRVKPHAYIVKPFTKEELYAAIEIAFNNFSGSKMGAGPAKMPSVPIRNFMFVKDGYVFRKIFFDELLYLESEANYVLLHLTSQKKIMVRSTITDFIEQLDPAAFVRVHRRFSVNVNLIDDIFPNEISVHGIKIPIGKSYRDELLSTLGIRHG, encoded by the coding sequence ATGAGCGTTTTAAAAATAGGTGTAGTAGAAGATGAGCTCGTCATCGCCAGAACGATCCTCCACACGCTCGACGAGTTGGGATATTCGCATTGCGGCCCGGCGATCAACTACACCGAAGCGATCGAACTAATTGAAAATGACATGCCGGACCTCTTGCTGCTGGACATTCAGCTGGCTGGCCGAAAAGACGGTCTTGACGTTGCCGAAAAGCTGAACGAATCCTACAAGCTGCCTTTCATATTCCTGACCGCAAACAGTGATATCGAAACCATTGACCGCGCAAAAAGGGTGAAGCCTCATGCCTACATTGTAAAGCCATTCACGAAAGAGGAACTGTATGCCGCGATCGAGATTGCATTCAATAATTTCTCGGGAAGCAAAATGGGCGCTGGTCCGGCAAAAATGCCATCCGTGCCGATCAGAAATTTCATGTTCGTAAAAGATGGCTACGTGTTCAGAAAAATATTTTTCGACGAACTTCTTTACCTCGAAAGTGAGGCCAATTACGTGCTGCTTCACCTCACTTCGCAGAAAAAGATCATGGTGCGCTCCACGATCACCGATTTCATTGAACAGCTCGACCCAGCGGCCTTCGTCCGCGTCCACCGCCGTTTTTCAGTCAATGTAAATCTGATCGACGACATTTTCCCAAATGAAATTTCGGTGCACGGCATCAAGATTCCGATCGGCAAATCGTATCGCGACGAGCTCCTGAGCACGCTGGGCATCAGACACGGATAA